The Planctomycetaceae bacterium genome has a segment encoding these proteins:
- a CDS encoding dihydrodipicolinate synthase family protein: MKTWNDALRSGIVIPACPLALDGDGRWSRRYQQALLRYYAAAGAGGLAVGVHTTQFEIRDPKHGLFRPLLEFASQVLTSAGAMSDFVRIAGICGHTQQAVAEAGIATDLGYHAGLLSLAALPEADDDALLEHCRQVANVIPVIGFYLQPAVGGRILSYRFWRRLCEVDQLVAIKIAPFNRYFTWDVVRAVMESQRSDIALYTGNDDNIIADLITPYSYRGSVRRIVGGLLGQWAVWTRRAVEMLEQIQQAATFTEIAANWLTKNTQLTDANAAVFDAANNFAGCIPGINEILRRQGLLPSNRCLNEHEVLSPGQADELDRVVREYPWLTDDEFVAKHLDDWLR; encoded by the coding sequence ATGAAAACGTGGAACGATGCTCTGCGATCCGGAATCGTCATTCCCGCCTGCCCGCTGGCTCTCGATGGAGACGGAAGGTGGTCTCGGCGATATCAGCAGGCGCTGCTGAGATACTATGCAGCGGCCGGCGCCGGCGGGCTGGCCGTTGGAGTGCATACCACGCAGTTCGAAATCCGTGACCCGAAGCACGGACTGTTCCGGCCGCTGCTGGAGTTCGCGTCACAGGTTTTGACGTCCGCGGGTGCGATGTCTGACTTCGTACGGATTGCGGGCATCTGCGGCCACACGCAGCAAGCCGTCGCCGAAGCCGGAATCGCCACCGACCTGGGCTACCACGCCGGACTGCTGAGTCTGGCGGCACTGCCGGAAGCCGATGACGACGCACTGCTGGAACACTGCCGGCAGGTCGCGAACGTGATTCCGGTGATCGGATTTTACCTGCAGCCTGCGGTCGGCGGACGAATCCTGAGCTATCGATTCTGGCGACGTCTGTGCGAAGTTGATCAACTGGTTGCCATCAAGATCGCTCCGTTCAACCGCTACTTCACCTGGGACGTTGTGCGAGCCGTCATGGAGTCGCAGCGCAGCGACATAGCCCTGTACACCGGCAACGACGACAACATCATCGCTGACCTGATAACTCCGTATTCCTACCGCGGGTCGGTACGACGCATCGTCGGCGGACTGCTCGGGCAGTGGGCGGTCTGGACTCGCCGCGCGGTCGAAATGCTGGAACAGATTCAGCAGGCTGCGACATTCACGGAAATCGCTGCGAACTGGCTGACGAAGAATACTCAACTGACGGACGCGAACGCCGCTGTCTTCGATGCCGCCAACAACTTCGCCGGCTGCATTCCCGGAATCAACGAAATCCTGCGTCGCCAGGGACTGCTGCCGTCAAACCGCTGCCTGAACGAACACGAAGTGCTCAGCCCTGGTCAGGCTGATGAACTGGACCGCGTTGTTAGAGAATATCCGTGGCTGACAGACGACGAATTCGTCGCGAAGCACTTGGATGACTGGCTGCGCTGA
- a CDS encoding PmoA family protein, protein MTSLRRQLLPFLCLLVVSTESPGGQQVAFQSESDAVVITVDGLPVARYVYSDPAIPRPYFADVKVPGGRQVTRNHPPIEGTDAIDHASMHPGIWLAFGDLSGNDFWRNKASVVHAGFVQEPEGGDGRGSFVEEKRYLRPDGSMICREEFSLTVIVRDDGYLLVWDSTFRSDTEFHFGDQEEMGLGFRVATPISEVRGGRLSDSERRSGADNIWGNAAAWCDYSGNVDGQTIGITVMCHPGNFRPSWMHARNYGLVVANPFGRQAMKKGDVSKVTVRPGEELRLRYGIWLHGGDLPAERTPDDVFSEYRSIP, encoded by the coding sequence ATGACGAGTCTTCGAAGGCAATTGCTGCCGTTCCTGTGTCTGCTCGTTGTTTCGACAGAATCGCCGGGTGGGCAGCAGGTTGCCTTTCAATCGGAATCAGACGCCGTTGTGATCACAGTCGACGGCCTCCCCGTCGCGCGATACGTCTACAGCGACCCGGCGATTCCACGACCGTATTTCGCCGACGTCAAAGTCCCCGGCGGCAGGCAGGTGACTCGCAATCACCCGCCGATCGAAGGCACGGACGCCATCGACCATGCGTCGATGCATCCGGGAATCTGGCTGGCGTTCGGTGACCTGAGCGGTAATGACTTCTGGCGCAACAAGGCTTCGGTCGTTCATGCAGGATTCGTGCAGGAACCAGAGGGCGGTGACGGCCGCGGCTCGTTTGTCGAAGAAAAGCGCTACCTTCGTCCGGACGGTTCGATGATTTGTCGCGAGGAGTTTTCGCTGACGGTCATCGTCCGCGACGACGGTTACCTGCTGGTCTGGGATTCCACGTTTCGTTCGGACACGGAGTTCCATTTCGGAGATCAGGAAGAGATGGGTCTCGGTTTTCGCGTCGCCACACCGATCAGTGAAGTACGGGGCGGTCGGTTGTCAGATTCCGAACGCCGTTCCGGCGCGGACAACATCTGGGGGAACGCCGCGGCATGGTGCGACTACAGCGGGAATGTTGACGGGCAGACAATCGGGATCACTGTGATGTGTCATCCGGGCAATTTCCGGCCGAGCTGGATGCATGCTCGCAATTACGGGCTGGTTGTCGCCAATCCGTTCGGCCGCCAGGCGATGAAGAAGGGCGACGTCAGCAAAGTGACGGTCAGGCCCGGCGAGGAACTGCGCCTAAGGTACGGAATCTGGCTGCACGGCGGCGACCTTCCCGCCGAGCGAACTCCGGACGATGTGTTTTCCGAGTATCGGTCAATTCCGTAG
- the floA gene encoding flotillin-like protein FloA (flotillin-like protein involved in membrane lipid rafts) has translation MGPMQWAAIVVILLLAIIFLAVFAQFASLWLQCKMTGARISLVNLITMRFRKVNPTVIVRSMIMAVQAGVTRNYPITREKLEAHYLAGGNVPNVIRALIAAQRADIDLDWQTAQAIDLAGRDILEAVRTSVYPKVIDCPDPKRTAGTLDAVAGDGIQLRARARVTVRTNIQQLVGGATEETVIARVGQGIVQAIGSTPSYSTVLENPDKISKTVLQQGLEAQTAYEIVSIDIADIDVGENIGARLQADQAEADMRVAQAKAEQMRAQARAREQEMIARIQENRAKVVLAEAQVPQAVAEAFGSRKLGLLDFYELKNVQADTQMRQAIAGEGRRPQDAAN, from the coding sequence ATGGGACCGATGCAGTGGGCGGCAATTGTCGTCATTCTTCTGCTGGCGATTATTTTCCTGGCGGTTTTTGCACAGTTCGCCAGTCTGTGGCTGCAGTGCAAAATGACGGGTGCCCGAATTTCGCTCGTGAATCTGATCACGATGCGGTTTCGAAAAGTGAATCCGACAGTCATCGTCCGCAGCATGATCATGGCCGTGCAGGCCGGTGTGACTCGCAACTATCCGATTACACGCGAAAAACTGGAAGCTCACTACCTGGCCGGCGGAAATGTGCCCAACGTGATTCGCGCGCTGATCGCCGCACAGCGAGCCGACATTGATCTCGACTGGCAGACGGCTCAGGCGATTGATCTGGCGGGACGCGACATTCTGGAAGCCGTGCGAACCAGCGTGTATCCGAAGGTTATTGACTGCCCCGATCCCAAGCGCACTGCGGGAACATTGGATGCCGTCGCCGGAGACGGAATTCAGTTGCGAGCCCGAGCCCGTGTGACGGTTCGGACCAACATTCAGCAACTGGTCGGTGGGGCGACGGAAGAAACCGTGATCGCCCGCGTCGGTCAGGGAATTGTTCAGGCAATCGGCTCGACTCCGTCGTACAGCACGGTTCTGGAAAACCCGGATAAGATTTCCAAGACCGTGCTGCAGCAGGGCCTGGAAGCTCAGACTGCCTACGAAATCGTGTCGATCGACATTGCGGACATCGACGTCGGCGAAAACATCGGCGCGAGACTGCAGGCGGATCAGGCGGAAGCCGATATGCGCGTGGCTCAGGCAAAGGCCGAACAGATGCGCGCTCAGGCAAGGGCACGCGAACAGGAAATGATCGCCCGCATTCAGGAAAACCGAGCCAAGGTCGTACTTGCGGAAGCTCAGGTTCCTCAGGCAGTCGCTGAAGCGTTCGGCAGCCGCAAGCTGGGGTTGCTCGACTTCTATGAACTGAAGAACGTGCAGGCGGATACGCAAATGCGCCAGGCGATCGCGGGCGAAGGGCGTCGACCGCAGGACGCCGCTAACTGA
- a CDS encoding NfeD family protein, with protein MPDAGVLATILLIVGLFLLALELMIPSFGIIGICSAISLLISAWCAWQAWWGTSPGFFWTYVSFWLLGIPAVFVGMLVVMQYTSIGDAVVLRGPGRDSAASSASARERTGLESLVGNTGKALSLLTPGGMVSVAGERFHAESPGMLIEPGTAIQVIGVKGTRLVVKEAKPVTSDALARTVVPASSEVGDDDSGAEESVRPAGLVEESAAPQHAGASSGADTNGASQVVDADILDFDVPENYTAG; from the coding sequence ATGCCTGACGCCGGAGTCCTTGCAACTATTCTGCTGATTGTCGGCCTGTTCCTGCTGGCACTGGAACTGATGATCCCCAGCTTCGGAATCATCGGCATTTGTTCGGCGATTTCCCTGCTGATTTCCGCCTGGTGTGCGTGGCAGGCGTGGTGGGGAACAAGTCCCGGTTTCTTCTGGACGTATGTCAGTTTCTGGCTGCTGGGGATTCCGGCGGTGTTTGTCGGAATGCTGGTCGTGATGCAATACACGAGCATCGGCGACGCGGTCGTCCTGCGCGGTCCCGGCCGGGACTCCGCGGCTTCATCCGCTTCCGCGCGTGAGCGGACTGGTCTGGAATCGCTGGTGGGAAATACCGGCAAGGCATTGTCGCTGCTGACTCCGGGAGGCATGGTGAGCGTCGCGGGAGAGCGGTTTCACGCCGAAAGTCCCGGCATGCTGATTGAACCGGGAACCGCGATTCAGGTGATCGGCGTGAAGGGAACCCGGCTTGTCGTCAAAGAAGCCAAACCGGTCACGTCCGATGCACTGGCCAGGACGGTCGTTCCGGCGTCTTCCGAAGTCGGTGATGACGATTCCGGCGCTGAGGAATCGGTGCGACCGGCAGGCTTAGTTGAAGAGTCCGCAGCGCCGCAGCACGCTGGCGCGTCGTCCGGCGCGGATACGAATGGAGCCAGTCAGGTGGTGGACGCTGACATCCTTGACTTCGATGTTCCGGAGAACTACACCGCCGGGTAA
- a CDS encoding L-threonylcarbamoyladenylate synthase: MSVSSILTKDVSFAAELIRQGLLVAFPTETVYGLGADATNSAAVAGIFEAKRRPAFDPLIVHLPNSAAAAQLVLEFPPAAGLLAERFWPGPLTLVLPKKPLISDLVTAGLPGVGIRVPCHPVALRLLNEAACPIAAPSANPFGKISPTTAQHVVDGLGGRIDAVLDGGPCSVGLESTVVSFMHDAPLLLRHGGLPLEMIEDAIGPIHVATSNPANDDAAQSSPGMLSRHYAPGIPLRLRAITENAVPCHGLRCGLLTVDEARCGDGFVRVHSVGSTSDLRTCAANFFASLRSLDSAGLDVIIAHRFPDHGLGVALNDRLERASRNDLPTIG; encoded by the coding sequence ATGTCCGTTTCTTCAATCCTGACGAAAGACGTTTCTTTCGCCGCCGAACTGATTCGACAGGGGCTGCTGGTCGCATTTCCCACGGAAACGGTTTATGGGCTGGGCGCGGATGCAACAAATTCGGCAGCGGTGGCCGGAATCTTTGAAGCCAAGCGGCGACCCGCGTTTGATCCGCTGATCGTGCATCTGCCGAACTCAGCCGCCGCCGCGCAACTGGTACTGGAATTCCCGCCAGCCGCCGGACTTCTGGCCGAGCGCTTCTGGCCGGGACCGCTGACTCTGGTTCTGCCAAAGAAACCTTTGATTTCCGACCTGGTCACGGCAGGGCTGCCGGGTGTCGGAATCCGAGTTCCCTGCCATCCGGTTGCGCTGCGGCTGCTGAATGAGGCAGCCTGTCCGATCGCCGCCCCCAGCGCCAACCCCTTCGGCAAAATCAGTCCCACCACGGCGCAGCATGTCGTGGACGGACTCGGGGGGCGTATCGATGCGGTCCTGGACGGCGGCCCCTGCTCGGTGGGTTTGGAATCGACGGTTGTGTCGTTCATGCACGACGCACCGCTTCTGCTTCGGCACGGTGGGCTGCCGCTGGAGATGATCGAAGATGCGATCGGCCCGATTCACGTCGCCACCAGCAATCCTGCGAACGACGACGCTGCACAATCGTCGCCCGGAATGCTGAGTCGCCACTACGCTCCCGGAATACCGTTGCGGCTGCGCGCCATCACGGAAAATGCCGTACCATGCCACGGCCTTCGCTGCGGGCTGCTGACGGTCGACGAAGCCCGCTGCGGTGACGGTTTTGTCCGCGTGCATTCCGTGGGTTCGACTTCGGACCTGCGAACCTGCGCGGCGAACTTTTTTGCTTCGCTGCGAAGCCTCGACTCAGCCGGTCTGGACGTTATCATCGCCCACAGGTTCCCTGACCACGGTTTGGGCGTCGCTCTGAACGACCGCCTGGAAAGAGCCTCCCGCAACGACCTGCCGACGATCGGATAA
- a CDS encoding DUF6580 family putative transport protein, with translation MKHSPTLVIAAACAVTVLLRVIDNPVANVSGLGALALLCGSVLRHPAAVLIPLAVRAATDTIIELRTGSGFYESWWFDYAAYAVIFSVGRFVRRRHYGSVLTGALTSAAVFFFVSNFGVWAAWPETYAHTLAGLIDCYTKAIPFARGTFLGDVVLSLVFFSAWNLLTVPVGEEQPVHTSGAA, from the coding sequence ATGAAACATTCGCCTACTCTTGTGATCGCCGCTGCCTGCGCTGTCACAGTTCTGCTGCGAGTCATCGATAACCCGGTGGCCAATGTGTCCGGACTGGGAGCACTCGCACTGCTCTGCGGCTCCGTCCTCAGACATCCTGCGGCGGTGCTGATTCCGCTGGCCGTGCGGGCGGCCACCGACACCATCATCGAACTTCGCACCGGCAGTGGATTTTACGAAAGCTGGTGGTTCGACTACGCGGCGTATGCGGTGATCTTTTCAGTTGGCAGGTTCGTCCGCCGGCGTCACTACGGCAGCGTGCTCACAGGAGCCCTGACGTCCGCCGCGGTGTTCTTTTTCGTCAGCAACTTCGGAGTCTGGGCCGCCTGGCCGGAAACGTACGCTCACACGTTGGCGGGACTGATTGACTGCTACACGAAAGCCATCCCCTTCGCTCGCGGGACGTTTCTTGGTGACGTGGTGCTCAGCCTGGTCTTCTTTTCGGCGTGGAACCTTTTGACGGTTCCCGTCGGCGAAGAACAGCCGGTTCACACGTCCGGCGCGGCCTGA
- a CDS encoding DUF4351 domain-containing protein produces the protein MPVDHDQIHKLLVEAFFQEFMELFCPDEAAVIDFDHVEFLKQELFTDIFRGEKRVLDLVVKTRLISGGEHYVLVHFEFESSRPAGNFAERMFEYHCALYSRFRTTIVPVAVFSDDAKWKTLVPDIFELSLAGQTYVRFRYHQIKLKHLDYRRFLGSANPLVYALMAKMAYNRRDRVRLRADFLRMILKLGISGDRESILLQYVDAYMELTPRELTSFNELIIDEDYQMVQEIITSWEREGREKGRVEGRVEGRVEGRVEGRVEGRVEGRVEGKLEAKQSVLLRQLQRRFKAVDEQVRQRIEGIHDEGRLDSLLDQVVEISSPDELVW, from the coding sequence ATGCCCGTCGATCACGACCAGATCCATAAATTGCTCGTCGAAGCGTTCTTTCAGGAATTCATGGAACTGTTCTGCCCTGACGAAGCGGCAGTGATAGATTTCGACCACGTCGAGTTTCTAAAACAGGAACTGTTCACAGACATTTTCCGTGGTGAAAAGCGCGTGCTGGATCTGGTCGTGAAAACGCGCTTGATCTCCGGCGGCGAACACTACGTGCTGGTCCACTTCGAGTTCGAGTCATCACGCCCGGCGGGAAACTTCGCCGAACGGATGTTCGAATACCACTGCGCGCTGTATTCCCGCTTCAGGACAACGATCGTCCCTGTGGCTGTGTTCAGCGATGATGCGAAGTGGAAGACGCTGGTCCCCGACATCTTTGAACTTTCACTTGCGGGCCAGACTTACGTGCGGTTTCGCTATCATCAGATCAAGCTGAAGCACCTGGACTACCGACGGTTTCTGGGTTCCGCCAATCCGCTGGTCTACGCATTGATGGCTAAGATGGCGTATAATCGGCGGGATCGAGTGCGCCTGCGGGCGGATTTCCTGCGAATGATTTTGAAGCTGGGAATCTCAGGAGACCGCGAGAGCATTCTGCTGCAATATGTCGACGCGTACATGGAACTGACTCCGCGTGAGCTGACTTCCTTTAACGAACTGATCATCGATGAGGACTACCAAATGGTTCAGGAAATCATAACGTCGTGGGAACGTGAAGGGCGGGAAAAAGGCCGCGTCGAAGGCCGTGTCGAAGGCCGCGTCGAAGGTCGTGTTGAAGGCCGCGTCGAAGGCCGCGTTGAAGGTCGAGTTGAAGGAAAACTGGAGGCGAAGCAGTCAGTCCTGCTGCGTCAGCTTCAGCGCCGCTTCAAGGCTGTCGATGAACAGGTTCGGCAGCGAATCGAAGGCATTCACGACGAAGGTCGCCTGGATTCCCTGCTGGACCAGGTGGTGGAAATTTCGTCTCCGGATGAACTGGTTTGGTGA
- a CDS encoding TatD family hydrolase, whose product MNWFGDAIMKYIDPHIHMVSRTTDDYQRMAQSGCIAVTEPAFWAGFDRSSARGFFDYFRQLTEYEPRRAALFGIQHFTWLCINPKEADDPGFAREVVSLIPEFLKCDTVLGIGEIGLNKNTKNEMIILEEQIALAETHNQLVLVHTPHLEDKLKGTRLIMDAIAASGIEAGRVLIDHVEEHTVEEVLNRGHWAGMTLYPDTKVTPQRATDIIEMYGTERIWMNSAGDWGCSDPLAVPKARLEMKRRGHSDATIDKVTFNNPQTFLSQSPNFKLR is encoded by the coding sequence ATGAACTGGTTTGGTGACGCGATTATGAAATACATCGACCCGCACATCCACATGGTGTCACGCACCACGGATGATTATCAGCGCATGGCGCAATCCGGATGCATCGCAGTCACGGAACCCGCGTTCTGGGCAGGGTTTGATCGATCGTCCGCCCGGGGGTTCTTCGACTATTTCCGCCAGTTGACAGAATACGAACCGCGCCGGGCCGCTCTGTTCGGCATTCAGCACTTCACCTGGCTGTGCATCAATCCGAAGGAAGCCGACGATCCCGGCTTCGCCCGCGAAGTTGTGTCGCTGATCCCCGAATTCCTGAAGTGCGACACCGTGCTGGGCATCGGAGAAATCGGGCTGAACAAGAACACGAAGAATGAGATGATCATTCTGGAAGAACAGATTGCCCTGGCAGAAACTCACAACCAGCTTGTGCTCGTTCACACGCCCCATCTGGAAGATAAGTTGAAGGGCACGCGGCTGATCATGGACGCCATCGCCGCCAGCGGCATTGAAGCCGGCCGAGTGTTGATTGACCACGTGGAAGAACACACCGTCGAAGAAGTTCTGAACCGCGGTCACTGGGCGGGCATGACGCTGTATCCGGATACCAAAGTGACGCCTCAGCGAGCCACCGACATTATCGAAATGTATGGCACCGAACGCATCTGGATGAATTCCGCCGGCGACTGGGGCTGCAGCGATCCTCTGGCGGTCCCGAAGGCTCGACTGGAAATGAAACGCCGCGGACACAGCGACGCGACGATCGACAAGGTCACGTTCAACAATCCGCAGACGTTTCTCAGCCAGAGCCCCAATTTCAAACTGCGATGA
- a CDS encoding ABC transporter ATP-binding protein, which produces MSPPRQRFIRLIGFPSWRLSVQTGDPVIQVQSLGKTYTSGLFRRRKVHALKQASLDVPQGQIYGLLGPNGAGKTTLIKVLLGIVRRTSGSAIVLGRPAGSLSARRDIGYLPENHRIPRHLTGDTALEYYGCLSGLSVGEVRRRRPELLSQVGLDGRGRDSVSGYSKGMLQRLGLAQAMLHKPQLIILDEPTDGVDPLGRKEIRDVLKGLAAEGHSIFLNSHLLQEIELICDSVAILTQGSVRRTGSVRELTQAIEGAPVVFQLTGPKEDIEGTLQNHDGYKLRQVSSEAFEVEILAPNQADVDTAIDGLRAEGISIWSIRRRDLTLEEAFLQIVGEAAA; this is translated from the coding sequence GTGAGCCCTCCCCGCCAGCGTTTCATTCGTCTGATCGGTTTCCCTTCGTGGCGACTCTCCGTGCAAACCGGTGATCCCGTCATCCAGGTGCAGTCTCTCGGAAAGACCTATACCAGCGGTCTTTTTCGGCGCCGAAAAGTGCATGCCCTGAAGCAGGCGTCACTGGACGTTCCGCAGGGACAGATCTACGGGCTTCTCGGCCCGAACGGTGCCGGCAAGACAACGCTGATCAAAGTGCTGCTGGGAATCGTGCGGCGCACGTCCGGTAGCGCCATCGTGCTGGGCAGGCCCGCGGGGTCACTGAGTGCTCGACGCGACATCGGCTATCTGCCGGAAAATCACCGTATTCCGCGACATCTGACGGGAGATACGGCGCTTGAATACTACGGTTGCCTCAGCGGCCTGTCCGTCGGCGAAGTCCGTCGCAGGCGTCCCGAACTGTTGTCGCAGGTGGGACTCGACGGTCGAGGCAGGGACAGCGTCAGCGGTTATTCAAAGGGCATGCTGCAGCGACTGGGACTGGCTCAGGCGATGCTGCACAAGCCGCAGCTCATCATTCTGGATGAACCGACAGACGGAGTTGACCCGCTGGGCCGTAAGGAAATTCGCGACGTGCTGAAGGGCCTGGCCGCAGAGGGACACAGCATCTTTCTGAACAGCCACCTGCTGCAGGAAATCGAACTCATCTGCGACAGCGTCGCGATTCTGACCCAGGGCAGTGTTCGCAGGACCGGCAGTGTTCGCGAACTGACCCAGGCGATCGAAGGAGCGCCGGTTGTGTTTCAACTGACCGGACCAAAGGAAGACATCGAAGGTACACTGCAGAACCACGACGGCTACAAACTTCGGCAGGTCTCCAGCGAAGCGTTCGAGGTCGAAATACTCGCGCCGAACCAGGCGGATGTCGACACGGCGATCGACGGTCTGCGAGCCGAAGGGATCAGCATCTGGTCAATTCGCCGTCGCGACCTGACGCTGGAAGAAGCATTCCTGCAGATCGTCGGGGAAGCTGCAGCATGA
- a CDS encoding ABC transporter permease produces the protein MRPYLAVLKDSFREAMASRVLWIALIGIVAILLGMAPFGLNSDKATQLRRRELAHAERFTRQLYEERSAIGTPAAHVWSLLNPEQRSRIEESQTPNPEVNADQPRRGGFNDIERQTVDAINELLAKPEFYDADSFRNVELDDEAENLCRLNSPSDREISRRNLLLLAAAFPRSIQLTDDNALSLSYAGQVLFEQLPIRPGELDQVVDEVLIAVVAMFLGFFGVFASLLVTAGIMPRTFEPGEISLLLSKPVSRSLLFLTKFFGGCMFTLLCDGTGRRNLAAAGFTTGYLETGTAVLHPDVCFSVRDLLLGVSRGGSHLEKRHRPSVTCGDVLAGTDGAGIGEGRSSGRRHQQPEDH, from the coding sequence ATGAGACCTTACCTGGCCGTTCTGAAGGACTCCTTCCGCGAAGCCATGGCCTCGCGCGTCCTGTGGATCGCGCTGATCGGAATTGTCGCAATCCTGCTGGGGATGGCTCCTTTCGGACTAAACAGCGACAAGGCGACTCAGCTTCGTCGCCGTGAACTGGCGCATGCCGAACGGTTTACTCGGCAGCTTTATGAAGAACGCTCGGCGATCGGTACTCCGGCGGCGCATGTCTGGTCACTGCTGAACCCGGAGCAACGGAGCCGCATTGAAGAAAGCCAAACCCCTAATCCTGAAGTCAATGCGGACCAGCCGCGAAGAGGCGGATTCAACGACATTGAACGCCAGACCGTTGACGCGATCAATGAGCTGCTGGCAAAGCCCGAGTTCTACGACGCCGACAGCTTTCGGAACGTGGAACTCGACGACGAAGCGGAAAATCTGTGCCGGCTGAACAGCCCTTCTGATCGCGAAATCTCGCGGCGCAATCTCCTGCTGCTGGCCGCCGCATTTCCCCGGTCGATTCAACTGACCGACGACAACGCCCTGTCGCTGAGTTACGCCGGGCAGGTCTTGTTCGAACAACTGCCCATTCGGCCCGGCGAACTGGATCAGGTTGTGGATGAGGTCCTGATCGCTGTCGTTGCAATGTTTCTCGGTTTCTTTGGCGTGTTTGCGTCGCTGCTGGTCACCGCCGGCATCATGCCGCGCACATTTGAACCCGGTGAAATTTCGCTGCTGCTGAGCAAGCCCGTCAGCCGCTCACTGCTGTTTCTGACGAAATTCTTCGGCGGATGTATGTTCACGCTGCTGTGCGACGGCACTGGTCGGCGGAATCTGGCTGCTGCTGGGTTTACGACTGGATATCTGGAAACCGGAACTGCTGTACTGCATCCCGACGTATGTTTTTCTGTTCGCGATCTATTACTCGGTGTCAGCCGTGGCGGGAGCCATCTGGAGAAACGCCATCGTCCCTCTGTCACTTGTGGTGATGTTCTGGCTGGGACTGACGGTGCTGGAATCGGTGAAGGCCGGAGTTCAGGAAGGCGTCATCAACAACCAGAGGATCATTGA
- the panB gene encoding 3-methyl-2-oxobutanoate hydroxymethyltransferase, which produces MPGPPRKITVPRFMAAAADGQKLSMVTAYDYLWAGIMDEAGVDSILVGDSLSMVVQGHSTTLPVTLDEMIYHGRIVCRAVQRALVVVDMPFLSYQVSPQEAVRNAGRIIKETGADAVKLEGGRIQSETIQAIGRAEVPVMAHVGMRPQAVRQFGGMGKIQRDEQQLLDDARAAEDAGAFGIVLELVPADIARRITEAVSIPTIGIGAGPHCSGQVLVGPDMLGLTADFKPKFLKHFADLRTQALTAVRKYVAEVEAGTFPGQEHSH; this is translated from the coding sequence ATGCCCGGTCCTCCACGCAAAATCACAGTCCCTCGGTTCATGGCTGCCGCTGCGGATGGGCAGAAGCTGTCGATGGTGACGGCCTACGACTACCTGTGGGCCGGAATCATGGACGAAGCCGGCGTCGACAGCATTCTTGTCGGTGACAGCCTGTCGATGGTTGTGCAGGGACACTCGACCACGCTGCCCGTGACGCTCGACGAAATGATTTACCACGGCAGGATCGTCTGCCGAGCCGTTCAGCGAGCCCTGGTGGTCGTCGACATGCCGTTTCTGTCGTATCAGGTGTCGCCCCAGGAAGCCGTTCGCAATGCCGGTCGAATCATCAAGGAAACCGGAGCCGATGCGGTCAAACTGGAAGGCGGCCGCATTCAGTCGGAAACAATTCAGGCGATCGGGCGAGCCGAAGTGCCCGTGATGGCTCACGTGGGCATGAGACCTCAGGCGGTCCGTCAATTCGGCGGCATGGGAAAGATCCAGCGCGATGAACAGCAGTTGCTCGACGATGCCCGAGCGGCGGAAGACGCCGGGGCATTTGGTATCGTGCTGGAACTCGTCCCCGCCGACATTGCCCGCAGAATTACGGAAGCGGTGTCAATTCCGACGATCGGCATCGGAGCCGGACCGCACTGCAGCGGCCAGGTGCTGGTCGGTCCCGACATGCTGGGACTGACAGCCGACTTCAAACCAAAGTTCCTGAAACATTTCGCGGACCTGCGCACTCAGGCGCTAACCGCCGTGCGAAAGTACGTCGCCGAAGTCGAAGCAGGAACGTTCCCCGGCCAGGAACATTCCCACTGA